The Athalia rosae chromosome 7, iyAthRosa1.1, whole genome shotgun sequence genome window below encodes:
- the LOC105689681 gene encoding ubiquitin-like domain-containing CTD phosphatase 1, with protein MENGVRIIVKWCGKEYDICSITENDTVSTLKDLVHKETGVRPERQKLLNLRFKGKAAQDDDTIGKLSIKPGFKLMLMGSREEDIAEASQAPENVPDVVNDLDIGEEEIIVEKAEVYLAKINRRINEYPVIELNPLREGMKLLVLDIDYTLFDHKSLAESGEMLVRPFLHEFLTCAYKDYDIVIWSATSMKWINEKMRMLGVSSHPNYKIAFHLDSLAMITVHTPKYSVVDVKPLGVIWGKYKQFSAKNTIMFDDIRRNFVMNPQSGLRIRPYKQAHFNRDKDRELLKLSKYLELIAKVDDFQTLNHRKWEEYVSKKKRSERRSDGDD; from the exons ATGGAAAACGGTGTTAGAATAATTGTGAAATGGTGTGGAAAAGAATACGACATATGCAGCATTACCGAAAACGACACAGTATCAACCCTCAAAGATCTCGTACACAAGGAAACGGGTGTCAGGCCCGAAAGACAAAAATTACTCAACCTCAGGTTCAAAG GTAAAGCTGCTCAAGACGATGACACGATAGGAAAGCTGAGTATAAAACCGGGTTTTAAACTAATGTTGATGGGTTCTCGCGAAGAAGATATTGCAGAGGCAAGTCAGGCACCTGAGAATGTTCCGGATGTTGTTAATGATCTTGATATAGGGGAGGAAGAAATTATAGTAGAGAAAGCGGAGGTGTACCTTGCAAAGATCAACAGGCGAATAAATGAGTATCCGGTTATAGAGTTGAATCCGTTGCGGGAAGGGATGAAGTTACTGGTTCTAGATATAGACTATACTTTGTTTGACCACAAGTCGCTTGCGGAAAGTGGTGAAATGTTGGTGCGACCATTTTTGCATGAATTTTTAACGTGCGCTTACAAAGATTATGATATTGTGATATGGTCAGCTACTAGCATGAAgtggataaatgaaaaaatgcgtATGCTGGGTGTGTCATCGCAccctaattataaaattgcatttcactTAGACTCGCTGGCAATGATAACCGTCCATACACCAAAGTACAGCGTTGTCGATGTGAAGCCCCTAGGCGTTATATGGGGGAAGTATAAACAGTTTTCTGCAAAAAATACGATAATGTTCGACGATATACGAAGGAATTTTGTAATGAATCCACAATCTGGTCTGAGAATAAGGCCCTACAAACAGGCACACTTTAACAGAGATAAAGACAGAGAATTGCTCAAGTTGTCAAAATATTTAGAACTCATAGCAAAAGTCGATGATTTTCAGACACTGAATCATAGAAAGTGGGAGGAGTATgtctcaaagaaaaaaaggagcgaaagGCGCAGCGATGGAGATGACTAA
- the LOC105690060 gene encoding aminopeptidase N-like, producing the protein MALTKVIFATALLTAGVFASPSLFKDKVADVRRSETRADDGGYRLPNDTAPISYSIELIPYIVVGNFTFDGEVRIDFKVLRPTSAVTLHSKDLTYDESSTSLVSRDDVVHEVIGHGYDTDKDFLTISLGDEIPVGNYTLNLSFVGILNDEMEGFYRSSYVNASGDTVWLATTLFAATRARRAFPCYDEPALKATFQVSVKHESRFHALSNMPIIEKYVDESDGKIWTIFATTPIMSSYLNAFIVSDFSAIKNSDETFNVWARPNAISSGRYAYRIGSIELAELEDFTNVTYAMPKMDQVGIPDFQAGAMENWGLVTYREAAFLYEEGVSSLSTKQIIATTVSHEFSHQWFGNLASPAWWKYLWLSEGFASYFEYFTTDAVENNWRMMEQFVAIEQQGKALVADDSAYSHPMNVDVESPSEILSIFDPISYTKAACVIRMLSHFLTADVFESGLTRYLNAHAYGTVTSDDLFQAMQEAENEAGILPPRVRVKDVMDTWVNQMGYPVVTVARNYTSRTARITQERFLSENPSPADDHEYKWWIPINWASRTNPDFETTVAQAWISAEDESLIIQEFNASEWIILNKQQSGYYRVNYDETNWEMIADYLNNSENLLKIHASNRAALIDDASKFADSGKIPYTVLLNLVSYLKNEIDYVPWYAAFTNFANLHRAYANAAQYELLRAYLASLTSKVFDTVGVEETDDDDHLAKLNRVDVINYACMFGLKKCLTGSEAKVSDWLKNSTATPLAPSLFTNTICAGLRSANSTTWETAFARLRSTESTAERDALLVGLGCSENGDIVKSWMIAIFDSASGLTAGNSYTAFSAIYQRSACNVDRALDFLVEYHVGIITYFTGVNELKKIVTGIANRLTSHAQLVKLNEVVGYHSEIIDDAVRVAVNNVKKNIAWIAANEAEISTWLINNVPDMIPDDSESTSSGNSAFTGCISFFVIISMTISIYL; encoded by the exons ATGGCCTTAACGAAGGTCATTTTTGCGACCGCCCTGCTGACGGCCGGTGTATTCGCGAGCCCTTCGCTTTTCAAGGACAAAGTAGCTGACGTGAGACGAAGTGAAACACGCGCCGACGACGGTGGATATCGTCTTCCGAATGATACCGCGCCGATTTCTTACTCGATCGAATTGATCCCGTACATCGTTGTCGGAAATTTTACCTTCGACGGCGAAGTGCGGATCGATTTCAAAGTCTTACGACCGACGTCCGCGGTGACCTTGCACTCCAAAGATTTGACCTACGACGAAAGTTCGACAAGCCTGGTGTCGCGGGACGACGTCGTTCACGAGGTGATCGGCCATGGGTACGACACGGATAAAGATTTTTTGACGATTTCGCTGGGGGATGAAATTCCCGTGGGAAATTACACCCTGAATCTGAGCTTCGTCGGTATCCTCAACGACGAAATGGAAGGATTTTACAGGAGTTCGTACGTGAACGCGTCCGGAGATACGGT ATGGCTGGCCACGACCCTGTTCGCGGCCACGAGAGCTCGCAGAGCTTTTCCATGCTACGACGAACCGGCGTTGAAAGCGACCTTCCAAGTTTCTGTAAAGCACGAATCGCGTTTTCACGCACTTTCCAACATGCCGATAATCGAAAAATACGTGGACGAATCCGATGGGAAAATATGGACGATATTCGCCACTACGCCGATAATGTCGAGCTACCTGAACGCGTTTATAGTGTCGGATTTTTCGGCGATTAAAAATTCCGACGAAACGTTCAACGTGTGGGCGAGACCGAACGCGATTTCCAGCGGCCGATACGCTTACAGAATAGGATCGATCGAACTGGCGGAACTTGAAGATTTCACAAACGTCACATACGCCATGCCGAAGATGGACCAGGTCGGAATTCCCGATTTTCAAGCCGGCGCCATGGAAAACTGGGGACTGGTCACCTACAG AGAAGCCGCATTCCTGTACGAAGAAGGTGTTTCCAGTCTATCCACTAAACAGATAATCGCGACGACCGTATCGCACGAATTCAGTCATCAATGGTTCGGAAATCTCGCGAGTCCCGCTTGGTGGAAATATCTCTGGCTGAGCGAAGGATTCGCCAGttactttgaatattttacaacGGACGCCGTCGAAAATAACTGGCGTATGATGGAACAATTCGTGGCGATAGAACAGCAAGGTAAAGCGTTAGTAGCCGACGATTCCGCCTATTCTCATCCGATGAACGTCGACGTGGAGAGTCCGAGCGAAATTCTCTCGATATTCGACCCGATTTCTTACACCAAAG CCGCTTGCGTGATCCGGATGTTGTCTCATTTCCTGACGGCGGATGTCTTCGAGTCCGGATTAACGAGATACCTGAACGCCCA tgcCTACGGCACCGTCACGTCCGATGATCTTTTCCAGGCCATGCAGGAGGCTGAAAACGAAGCTGGAATACTTCCTCCCCGAGTTCGAGTAAAAGACGTTATGGACACCTGGGTGAATCAGATGGGCTACCCAGTTGTAACGGTTGCGAGAAACTACACGAGTCGAACCGCGAGAATAACGCAGGAacgatttttgagcgaaaatcCGAGTCCCGCGGACGACCACGAATACAAATGGTGGATACCGATCAATTGGGCATCTCGAACGAACCCGGATTTCGAAACAACCGTAGCGCAGGCCTGGATCAGCGCTGAAGATGAAAGTTTGATTATTCAAGAATTTAACGCCAGTGAGTGGATTATTTTGAACAAGCAGCAATCGG GATATTATCGCGTGAATTACGACGAAACCAACTGGGAAATGATCGCTGATTATTTAAATAACAGCGAAAACCTGCTAAAAATTCACGCCTCGAACAGAGCAGCGCTAATAGACGACGCCAGCAAATTCGCCGATTCGGGCAAAATACCTTACACGGTTCTTTTGAACCTCGTAAGTTacttgaaaaacgaaatcgaCTACGTTCCGTGGTACGCAGCTTTCACAAACTTCGCCAATCTTCACAGAGCATACGCGAACGCTGCGCAATACGAATTACTCCgg GCCTACCTCGCTTCACTGACGAGCAAAGTTTTCGATACGGTCGGTGTCGAGgaaaccgacgacgacgatcaccTCGCAAAATTGAACAGAGTAGACGTAATTAATTACGCCTGCATGTTCGGTCTTAAAAAATGTTTGACCGGTTCAGAAGCCAAGGTCAGCgattggttgaaaaattcaacggccACCCC GCTTGCTCCGAGCTTGTTTACAAACACGATCTGTGCCGGTTTGCGGTCCGCAAATTCAACCACATGGGAAACGGCGTTCGCCAGACTTCGATCTACCGAGTCAACCGCTGAACGCGATGCTCTGCTCGTCGGTCTCGGTTGTTCGGAAAATGGGGATATCGTTAAATCTTGGATGATCGCTATTTTTGATTCGGCCAGCGGACTGACCGCCGGAAATTCTTACACTGCTTTCTCGGCAATCTATCAAAGGAGCGCGTGTAACGTGGATCGAGCGTTGGATTTTCTCGTCGAATACCACGTCGGCATAATTACGTA ctTCACGGGTGTaaatgagttgaaaaaaattgttactgGCATCGCCAACAGACTCACCAGTCACGCTCAACTAGTAAAG cTGAACGAGGTGGTCGGTTACCATTCCGAGATAATTGACGATGCGGTTCGTGTCGCCGTTAACAACGTtaagaaaaatatcgcgtgGATAGCTGCAAATGAAGCAGAAATCAGCACTTGGCTTATCAACAATGTACCAGACATGATTCCGGATGACAGCGAATCGACATCATCGGGGAATTCCGCTTTCACCGGGTGTATCagtttttttgtcattatttCAATGACGATCTCGATTTATCTTTGA
- the LOC105689608 gene encoding aminopeptidase N-like, translated as MDRSRRILVGILTVLVLAISFARADESYRLPNNTRPTHYEIELIPYIVERNFTFDGAVTIDVTVEEATSTIVLHANKLEIFDDEVRINGNGVNYVGVNSTYNSTLHFYTIVLPRDLQPGDYSIYVRYTGILPNDMYGFYRSYYYTSSGEIRWLATTQFEATYARQAFPCFDEPAFKAKFTISIAHWPNQTAIANSATLNVSAPDNDIEGRVWTKFETTPLMSSYLVAFVVSDFGYQANSDESFKVWAREEALNTTTYAVRVGEKILEYLSWYTKINFTRAFQKMDQIAIPDFSAGAMENWGLVTYRERLLLYKDGVATSRNKQNIATVIAHEFAHQWFGNLVSPAWWKYTWLNEAFATYFELAGTAPVEPTWELENQFTVDNYQPALLTDSLDTSHPISDDVYTPSQVAAIFDTITYSKGGSLLRMLETILSTATFRNGLNRYLEKMAFGAATPDDLWEALELEKTENGSSLHPFFKVKTIMDTWTTQKGYPLVTVIRNYTTATQEITQERFLLKGRGSSNDTKSYRWWIPLTYATQDRLNWFDDPTPVDWMRAQDESVFISGFSPLSWIIFNVQQAGFYRVNYDETNWGLIADYLQTEAWSKIHVLNRAQLIDDALNLARAKYLNYKVALPITRYLTRETHYSPWTSAFTGFNHLNTMLASSEAYQDFKDYVLSLVAPIHEALGFEERPEDTHTQKLLRLNANSWACKMGSLSCQNKAEELLLEYYADPNPTDSTISPDLKAWVYCEGLRKANVSVWNFLWKRYLSTDFSGEQTLILSSLGCSQNEEILNNYLALSISPNSTIRSQDTYSIFSSVYTSSPSNVDVAFDFLAKNYEAISEFYGGMNRIGSILNGLASRVVSTKQLDKLRAFVLEHEGNLGDAASSALQAMEVAEENLSWLASCEVDIGDWLAKELGRSGANRFGSSVILATAILAVLRFF; from the exons ATGGATCGTTCGCGGCGAATACTTGTCGGTATTTTGACCGTCTTGGTGTTGGCGATATCCTTCGCGAGGGCTGACGAAAGTTACAGACTGCCGAACAACACGCGTCCCACTCATTACGAAATCGAACTGATCCCCTACATCGTGGAGAGAAATTTCACGTTCGACGGAGCCGTGACGATAGACGTGACGGTCGAAGAGGCGACATCGACGATCGTTCTCCACGCGAATAAATTGGAAATATTCGACGACGAAGTGAGAATAAACGGCAACGGGGTCAACTACGTGGGGGTGAATTCCACCTACAATTCGACGTTGCATTTCTACACGATCGTTTTACCGCGTGATCTTCAACCGGGTGATTATTCGATATACGTGAGATACACCGGAATTCTACCGAATGACATGTACGGCTTTTATAGGAGCTACTATTACACGAGTTCGGGAGAAATAAG GTGGCTGGCGACTACTCAGTTCGAGGCAACGTACGCCCGTCAAGCGTTCCCTTGCTTCGACGAGCCCGCTTTCAAGGCAAAGTTCACCATCAGCATCGCCCACTGGCCCAATCAAACGGCTATCGCGAATTCCGCGACGCTCAACGTCTCCGCGCCTGa CAACGATATCGAGGGCCGAGTTTGGACCAAATTCGAGACCACTCCGTTGATGTCCAGCTATCTGGTGGCATTCGTGGTTTCCGATTTCGGTTACCAAGCGAACAGCGACGAGTCGTTCAAGGTATGGGCCAGAGAAGAAGCTCTGAACACCACTACGTACGCTGTGCgcgtgggagaaaaaattttggaatacctcAGCTGGTACACGAAGATAAACTTCACGCGAGCCTTCCAAAAAATGGATCAAATCGCCATACCGGACTTCTCGGCGGGCGCTATGGAAAATTGGGGACTCGTAACGTACAG GGAGCGTCTTCTCTTGTACAAAGACGGCGTGGCCACCAGTAGAAACAAGCAAAATATCGCTACGGTAATAGCTCACGAATTCGCCCACCAATGGTTCGGAAATCTGGTGAGTCCCGCATGGTGGAAATACACGTGGCTAAACGAAGCGTTCGCTACTTATTTCGAACTGGCTGGAACCGCACCGGTCGAACCGACCTGGGAATTGGAGAATCAGTTCACGGTAGACAACTACCAACCGGCTCTTCTCACCGACAGTTTGGACACCAGTCACCCCATCAGCGACGATGTCTACACCCCCAGTCAGGTAGCAGCCATTTTCGACACCATCACCTACTCCAAAG GTGGTTCGCTGCTCCGTATGTTGGAAACGATACTGAGCACCGCTACGTTCCGTAACGGTTTGAACCGTTACTTGGAAAAGAT GGCCTTCGGCGCGGCGACCCCCGACGATTTGTGGGAGGCGTTGGAActcgaaaaaacggaaaacggaagcAGTCTTCACCCGTTCTTCAAAGTCAAGACCATCATGGACACGTGGACGACTCAGAAGGGGTATCCTCTCGTCACCGTTATCAGAAATTACACGACGGCGACTCAGGAGATCACCCAG GAACGCTTTTTGCTAAAAGGCCGCGGCTCTTCAAACGACACCAAGTCGTACAGATGGTGGATTCCGCTAACTTACGCCACGCAGGATAGGCTCAATTGGTTCGACGATCCGACCCCCGTCGACTGGATGCGAGCTCAGGACGAGAGCGTTTTCATAAGCGGATTCTCGCCACTCTCttggataatttttaacgTTCAACAAGCGg GTTTCTATCGCGTGAATTACGACGAAACGAATTGGGGACTGATAGCCGACTACCTCCAAACCGAGGCATGGTCGAAAATTCACGTATTGAATCGAGCCCAGCTGATCGACGACGCTCTCAATTTGGCCCGTGCCaaatacttgaattacaaagtCGCTCTTCCGATCACCCGTTATCTCACCCGGGAAACGCACTATTCGCCTTGGACATCCGCCTTCACCGGGTTCAACCACTTGAACACGATGCTCGCAAGTTCCGAGGCCTACCAAGATTTCAAG GACTACGTTCTCTCACTAGTTGCTCCGATACACGAAGCTCTCGGATTCGAAGAACGTCCGGAGGACACGCACACGCAAAAATTGCTCAGGCTGAACGCGAACTCGTGGGCTTGTAAGATGGGATCCCTTTCCTGCCAAAATAAAGCTGAGGAGCTTCTACTGGAGTATTACGCGGACCCTAATCCAACTGACTCGAC AATCAGCCCCGATCTGAAAGCTTGGGTGTACTGCGAGGGTCTGAGAAAGGCCAACGTGTCCGTATGGAATTTCTTGTGGAAGAGATACTTGAGCACCGACTTCTCCGGAGAACAAACGTTGATACTGTCCAGCTTGGGATGCAGCCAGAACGAAGAAATTCTCAAcaa TTATCTGGCGCTCTCCATATCACCGAATTCAACGATCCGTTCGCAAGACACCTACAGTATTTTCTCGTCGGTTTACACCAGCAGTCCGTCCAATGTGGACGTGGCTTTTGATTTTCTCGCCAAAAATTACGAAGCCATATCCGAATT cTACGGCGGAATGAACCGCATAGGAAGCATATTGAACGGTCTCGCCTCCAGGGTGGTGAGCACAAAGCAGCTGGACAAG CTGAGGGCGTTCGTTCTCGAGCACGAGGGTAACCTGGGAGACGCGGCGTCGTCCGCGTTACAGGCCATGGAAGTTGCTGAGGAGAATCTTTCCTGGCTCGCGAGTTGCGAGGTCGACATCGGAGATTGGCTCGCCAAAGAGTTGGGTCGCAGCGGAGCCAACCGATTCGGTTCAAGCGTTATCCTGGCTACCGCGATCCTCGCCGTTCTCcgatttttctaa
- the LOC105693430 gene encoding aminopeptidase N-like: MGSSVLLVTTLAALLVPLVFSSPATFAWNDPLENSDIVYRLPTKIVPNDYDLYLVPAFTDEISNFSGRVTINITVLERTNVIFVHSDNLDIDRTSTRVVSALNDTDVEIATQNYDAVRHFYILTFMENLKTEDYLVTFHFRGNINDELTGIYRSSYRDGNETRWLVATQFRPSFARRAFPCFDEPGFKATFNIRIAHYPDQVVLSNTQDSIVSLPNPSIGGRVVTQFERTLPISPYLVAFLVSDFQSVRMSNTENTTFEIWSRPGTTDTAAFALTTSVRIHQILSNLVGTSDPLSQIKQVAVPDFSPGGTENWGLIKYRERLLLWKEGESSSRDRELVTIFLARELAHNFFGNLVTPRWWDHLWFSEGFSTFYQNLVPSLTFPLWRFAERIIIDEQLPALIEDSFESTRPMTNAVGNPESVSASFDNIASGKSAAVIRMLNRLMREDRFTTALGNFFSEASYGTFDPERLWYHMQKIADRYSQWHTHISVAAVMNTWVNQAGYPLVTATRNYTGTTAVFRQERFFMNRRSPTADKETSRWWIPITFAVGDLPKRCNGAFIRPDWLRAQDKEVIVAGVANTSWLMANCQGIGFYRTNYDERNWEMLTEFLKSPDFTIVNPMNRAILVDDSLNLARAGYIDYPIALNLTDYLRQESDFVVWRAAIRPLRYLNTMLSNFENLDSWLFWQRELLGNVSQLTGWVADPDDDHVTRIHRSQIFDFACLIDKPGARDAAHRLFTKWIEDPRLYAVDPDLKAVVYCWGVRNATEETWDVMWNRFLAADLATEVDVLLRGLACSSDPNILKKYLELSVTPNSGIRRQDALTVFTSVLNSGQDNVDTLLEFVVDNPKNITESYSGTNVVGSILTGVASHVTKKDQFDKFQKFVTTNELAAGNDVVRNAIKTADENIRWIEITAPVIENWLIEMGMILEAPTSTPLTTPEATNTTQETPATTQETPATTQETPAPGSAAGLSTNLFLIPISIFTIMSVCAIQ, from the exons atggGGAGTTCCGTTCTCCTGGTCACGACGTTGGCCGCGTTATTGGTTCCTCTGGTTTTTTCGTCGCCTGCGACATTCGCGTGGAACGATCCGTTGGAAAATTCAGACATAGTTTACAGGCTGCCGACAAAAATCGTGCCGAACGATTACGACCTGTATTTGGTACCGGCGTTCACCGATGAAATTTCCAACTTCAGCGGACGAGTCACCATAAATATCACCGTGCTGGAAAGAACGAACGTGATATTCGTCCACAGCGATAATCTGGATATCGATCGAACGTCGACCAGGGTAGTTTCAGCCCTCAATGATACGGATGTGGAGATCGCCACCCAAAATTACGACGCCGTCAGACATTTTTACATCCTCACCTTCATGGAAAATCTCAAAACCGAAGATTATCTGGTTACTTTTCACTTCCGAGGAAATATAAACGACGAGTTGACGGGAATTTACAGAAGTTCTTACCGCGACGGTAACGAGACGAG ATGGTTGGTAGCTACCCAATTCCGACCGTCGTTCGCGCGTCGTGCTTTTCCCTGTTTCGACGAACCCGGATTCAAGGCAACTTTCAACATCCGTATCGCACATTATCCGGATCAAGTGGTCCTCTCCAATACACAAGATTCAATCGTCAGCCTTCCCAA CCCATCGATCGGTGGCCGCGTAGTGACGCAGTTCGAACGAACACTACCGATATCCCCGTACCTGGTGGCCTTCCTCGTTTCCGATTTTCAGTCCGTTCGTATGTCGAATACCGAGAACACGACTTTTGAAATATGGTCTAGACCCGGAACGACCGATACCGCTGCCTTCGCTCTCACTACATCCGTAAGGATCCATCAGATTTTGTCAAATCTCGTCGGAACCTCGGATCCTTTGAGTCAAATAAAGCAGGTCGCAGTCCCAGATTTTTCTCCCGGAGGGACGGAAAATTGGGGACTGATTAAATACAG ggaAAGACTGTTGCTCTGGAAAGAAGGAGAATCCAGTTCCAGAGACCGCGAACTGGTCACGATTTTCTTAGCCCGTGAACTGGCTCACAACTTTTTCGGAAACCTCGTCACTCCGAGATGGTGGGATCACCTCTGGTTCAGCGAAGGTTTTTCCACGTTTTATCAGAACCTTGTTCCATCTCTGACCTTCCCTCTTTGGAGATTCGccgaaagaataataatcgacGAACAACTACCGGCGTTGATCGAAGACTCCTTCGAATCGACCCGTCCGATGACAAACGCGGTGGGAAATCCGGAATCGGTATCGGCGAGTTTCGACAACATAGCTTCCGGCAAGA GTGCCGCGGTTATTCGTATGCTGAACCGACTGATGAGAGAAGATCGTTTCACGACCgctttgggcaattttttttccgaagc TTCCTACGGAACCTTCGATCCCGAACGCTTGTGGTACCACATGCAAAAGATCGCCGATCGTTACAGTCAATGGCACACGCACATCTCGGTTGCCGCGGTGATGAACACATGGGTGAACCAAGCCGGTTATCCCCTGGTAACAGCGACGAGAAATTACACCGGTACCACCGCCGTATTTCGTCAGGAGCGATTTTTCATGAATCGACGCTCTCCAACGGCGGACAAAGAAACGTCGAGATGGTGGATACCGATAACGTTCGCCGTAGGAGACTTGCCGAAGCGATGCAACGGCGCGTTCATTAGGCCCGATTGGCTGCGGGCCCAAGACAAAGAGGTGATAGTGGCGGGTGTGGCGAACACCTCCTGGCTAATGGCAAATTGTCAAGGTATCGGTTTCTACCGAACGAATTACGACGAACGAAACTGGGAGATGCTGACGGAATTTCTGAAGTCTCCGGATTTCACGATCGTGAACCCTATGAACAGGGCCATCCTGGTGGACGATTCCCTCAATCTGGCCAGGGCCGGATACATCGATTATCCGATCGCCCTGAACTTGACGGATTACCTCAGACAAGAATCGGACTTCGTCGTATGGCGAGCGGCCATCAGGCCCCTGAGGTACCTGAACACGATGctatcaaatttcgaaaatttggacTCCTGGCTGTTTTGGCAGCGAGAGTTGCTCGGAAACGTTTCACAGCTGACGGGGTGGGTGGCGGACCCCGACGACGACCACGTAACGCGAATCCATCGCTCTCAAATTTTCGACTTCGCTTGCCTGATCGACAAACCGGGTGCGCGCGATGCTGCTCACCGACTTTTTACCAAATGGATCGAAGACCCGCGACTATACGC CGTCGATCCAGATTTGAAAGCGGTCGTTTACTGCTGGGGTGTACGTAACGCGACCGAAGAAACCTGGGATGTGATGTGGAACCGTTTTTTGGCCGCCGACCTCGCGACCGAAGTAGACGTGCTTTTGAGGGGCTTGGCTTGCAGTTCGGATCCCAATATTCTCAAAAA ATATTTGGAGCTTTCGGTGACCCCGAATTCCGGGATCCGGAGACAGGATGCTCTCACCGTTTTTACGTCGGTTCTCAACAGTGGACAGGACAACGTGGACACTCTGTTGGAATTTGTCGTTGATAACCCCAAGAATATTACCGAATC ctaCTCCGGAACGAACGTCGTCGGTTCTATACTGACCGGCGTAGCGAGTCACGTTACCAAAAAAGATCAGTTCGACAAG TTCCAAAAATTTGTTACGACAAATGAGCTGGCCGCCGGTAACGACGTTGTACGGAACGCGATAAAAACTgccgatgaaaatattcggtgGATCGAGATAACGGCACCGGTTATCGAAAACTGGTTGATCGAAATGGGAATGATTTTAGAAGCTCCAACTTCGACTCCGTTAACGACTCCAGAAGCGACCAATACGACTCAAGAAACGCCAGCTACGACTCAAGAAACGCCAGCTACGACTCAAGAGACACCAGCTCCAGGATCTGCCGCGGGACTTTCCACGAATTTATTCCTCATCCCGATCTCCATTTTTACCATAATGAGCGTCTGTGCGATCCAGTAA